The genomic interval CTCATCTGACGCTTGTTGAGGGAGTTGGCTGGCCCATGGACCTGTGATGTATGAGAATGAACTATTCTCACAGAAGCCCCCTCAAGGGAGGAAGATTAattcccccccacctcacctgaCCATTCacttttcccccccccccccctcctccctttaTGAGCCGCTTTTGCCGGCTGCTGTCCCTGGCCCTAGGCCAACATACCTGTTAGTGGAAACTTTGTCGCTGAGATGGTGTGGACGTGCACATCTGTGGAGCATTTCCTCCTGGAGACGGTCTGGCCCCGGCAGCACCTTCGCCTGTCCTCTCGCCCCAATCCAGCCTGATTTTTCTCCCAACAGTTCAGCTTTTGTGGAAAGACTTTCGATTGTTTCGATGGAGGAATCGCTTTCACACAGTAACAGTTGGATACAGTATCATTTCTTCCCATatactcattattattataatttttttacacACACTGCACAAGCAGTGGTAAGTCCCTGGTTTAATTCTCGGCTGCTTGTCGGTTTTTTTCAGCAGATGGGGCCCTTGTTTGCACTGCACATGCACTTTAGTATGTAACTGAAAGCACACAACAGCGTGGCACTTGTCGTGCAGCACTTTGCTCTGCTGTTCCTGCAGTGTGCTTACAGTTTGCTGATGTGTAAAATGGATTTGTCTGCCGTAACTGTTCTGCTTGGGTGCTGTAGTATGTTGCAGCTGGTAAAGACGCTGCATGGTGTCTCGGCTCAGTGCCAGGCAGGCTGTATGCTCTGGCAGGTTCCTGTCCCCGTATCCTTTTAAACtactttttaaatgcatttcagtGCAGTGTTTTGCACAGGTGCATTGGGAAACTCAGCCCCTTGACTAAAAGGAATCGATCACATCTTGCATTTCTAAGGGTTCATTTTTTTCAGCTGTCCTGTCCagatatttattgttttttgaaGCTGCACATTGGCCTCCACATATTGGGGCTTTAATGCAATGAATAAGTCCTTTTTGTTGTCTTGGAGTTGGTATTTGTATCTGAGAAATCTTTGATCATTTTCCTGTGGTCTCTGAAAGCACCCCAGTCTGCGTGAACAGATCGTGTGATCTTGTGTGTGGGATGTGTGCGGTGATACTGGTTGCTGGCTGAGTGTGGCTTGGCTGAGCCCTCACAGGAATGGAGGGGGGCCTTGCACTCTTCCCCTCCCCCCGCTGCCTTTTTGAGGCTCTGCTTAGGGGAGTGGCCCCTGTTCCGTGTCGCTCTGTGACCTTTAAATGTGTCTGCTGTCCTTCACAGGTATGCGGTCATTGCCTTCGGTTGTGCCAGCTGCCCAAAGATCACGTGCGGCCGGGAGGGCTGTGGCACAGAGTTCTGCTACCACTGCAAACAGCTGTGGCACCCCAACCAAACCTGCGATGCTGCCCGACAGCAGAGGGCCCAGAGCCTGAGGCTGAGGACCGTGCGTTCCTCCTCACTCAGCTATAGTCAGGAGAGCGGGGCGGCAGGTAGCTACTCCTAAAACCTCTGTAAAAACTTGTTAGCAGTTGTGAATCCAAATGGGTCTCCTAAGTGTGTCTCTCATCTGACAGCTGACGACATCAAGCCCTGCCCACGCTGTGCAGCTTATATCATCAAAATGAACGATGGCAGCTGTAACCACATGACCTGTGCCGTGTGTGGCTGTGAGTTCTGCTGGCTCTGCATGAAGGAAATCTCGGATCTGCACTACCTGAGGTGTGGCTGCAGTCGGAGGTCCTTGGGGCCTTTTTCCTATTCCCCTGGTTAGATTGCAGTTTCATCAAGGCCTGTAGCTCTTAGATGCAACTCAGACTGTTTTGCAACCAgcttatttgatttttttaaaaattatttaattctaatcttttttttgttttttttttattgtctttgTTATTCATGAAAGAACTTGAACTTGGTTTCTAAAGTCTTGGGAAATTCCACAGCACTGTTGTTCAAACCAATGCTGTAATTTCCTTCAACGTCAGACATGTAGGAATGCAAGTGGCTCTGCTGGATGTTTTGTGAATTATTTCTTGCCACCCTCAGCCCATCTGGCTGCACCTTCTGGGGCAAGAAGCCCTGGAGTCGCAAAAAGAAGATCCTGTGGCAGTTGGGCACGCTGGTGGGGGCTCCGGTGGGCATCGCGCTGATCGCCGGCATCGCCATCCCCGCAATGATCATCGGCATTCCTGTGTATGTAGGGAGGAAGGTGGGTCACGTGACGCTCGTAAGAGGAGGAATGGCTTTTCTAACAAAGGTAGCCATCTTCTGTACGAATGGCCCCGTCCTCGGCTGCATCGACATGTTCCGGGACTTGTATAACTGAAGATTGATTGCTGTTGTAAACGGCCTGTTATGCCGAGCAGCCAGTTTTCATAGGTCGGACCCAGTCCCTTATTTGGCAAATCTGCTTGTTCTCTGGTAATTGACAGATTCCCTTGAGGACCAGTTTTGAGACTCTTAAAACTTAATATTCCGCATTTAAGAGTTGAATTCTCATCCGCACTCATCAGAATCTAAAATTGTCCTGCTGGaatttaacatttcaaatggATTTAATGCGTTTTTCCCTCTTATCCCACTCATAAACCAGGTGTAACTGGACACTGGATCTGTTGATGGTTATTCCTTTGACCAAGTTATTTCAGTCCACCCAAACACCACTCTGTTTCCTGGCTATTTTGGTGACTGTTTTGACACGGATTTGTCTGCCAGCTCTATTCATTGCCATAtgctggtctctctctctctctctttctctctccctcgccTCAGATTCATAGTCGCTATGAAGGGAAAGACATTTCTAAGCACAAGAGGAATCTGGTGATTGCCGGTGGCGTGACCCTGTCCGTCATAGTCTCTCCCGTGGTGGCTGCTGTGACAGTCGGTAAGCGTTGTCCTTTTTCCCCCTGGCTGGAGCGGAGATGCCTGTCTATGGAGAATtccagttatttttatttagtggatggttttgtccaaagcagtgtacaagtgaggcaaatggcACATTTCTAATTTGCTGTCAGTGTTGACTTGGCGTAaatgcagctaggctgagcttccagtgaatacCCTGGTCTAAGCAGTTTTGGAGCAAGAGCTGCACAACAAGAATTAGCCTGATGGGATAGCGGCGTTAAACTCCTTCCAGCTTGAACAAAATCCCTGGCTGTAGTGGGGGACAGTTGTGTTTTACTGTGGGGAAGAGAGGAACATTTATCAGTTTATTCCAGGGCAATTCCTCATACTTGCCAGCAGTTACTGAACTGACTATCTCTGTTTTACCGTTCAGTCAAACGAGGTTTAGTGCATTGGTTAAATAATCGCATATTTATTCCCTTAACGTACAATGGCAGGTTTAGATTAAAAGCAGTTTAAATTATTCGTTATATCTTTTTGGTGCCCCCTTGTGGCTGATTTATGTCATTGCTGCTCTGTTGGCATTCTCTCTGGTCCTGGTCAACGTGTTTCCATTCCTGTCTTTCTGACCTGTGTATCTGTCTCCTGTAGGCATCGGGGTTCCCATCATGTTGGCCTATGTGTATGGCGTGGTGCCAATCTCCCTGTGCCGTAGCGGCGGCTGCGGCGTGTCGGCTGGCAACGGCAAAGGCGTGCGCATTGAGTTTGATGATGAAAACGACATGGCTGCGGGCAGCGGCGGAGCAGTCACAGGTGAGGAAATGGTCTgggaggggggtgtgtgtgtgtgggggggtgtggagTGCAGTGACAACTCATGCATCCCCCTGAGATCTAAGCTTATAACATTCAATATTTCTGGGAGCACTTTTAAAATTcctaaatgtaaataaaatggtaGTTTGCACACTTCAGTGATTTGACATtaaaggccccccccccctgcacccctCAGACACAACCTCGGTGGCAGAGACGCGGAATAACCCCAGCATCAGCGAGGGCAGTGTGGGCGGCCTGACGGGCAGCCTGAGTGCCAGCGGGAGCCACATGGATCGCATCGGTGCCATGAGGGACAACCTGAGCGAGACTGCCAGCACCATGGCGCTCGCTGGGGCCAGCATCACGGGCAGCCTGTCGGGCAGCGCCATGGTCAGCTGCTTCAACAGGTCGGGGCAGCCGACGGCACCTTCTGTCTGTCTGAACGTTTGTGTTGGAGTCACAGAAGTCGGTCTACGGCATCCTACCCTGTAGGAGCTGACACAACTTGACCTAATTTCAATGAAGCAGTTAATGGTGGTTAACAGAGGCTGGTGTGTATTTTGGGAGGACAAAACATGGTCTTGCAAGTCTGACTGCTGTTAAGGAGGCCATGTTGGTTACGCCTGCTCTCCGCTCCCTGCCCCCAGACTGGAGGTACAGGCTGATGTTCAGAAGGAGAGGCACAGCCTGAGCGGGGAATCGGGTACCGTCAGTCTGGGCACGGTCAGTGACAGCGCCAGCACCAAAGCAATGGCTGGGTCCATCCTCAACTCCTACATGCCCCTGGACAGGTACCAACTCGGACCCAATTCCAGTCTGCGTAGAGGCCGCTCCTGCAGCCACATGCCGCGACGTTAATGTGGTGTTTCTCTCCGCTTGTGTGATTTAGGGATGGAACCAGCATGGAGGTTCAAGTCGACATAGAGTCTAAGCCCAGCAAGCAGAGACACCACAGCGGTGGCAGCAGTGTGGAGGATGCCCAGCACTCTACCTGTCCTTCCAAGGTGCCCTCCTCGTCCTGCCCTTCCGGCAAGCAGAGCAAGACCAAGCTACGGCGGAAAGGCGGCTCCCACAGCGGGGAGATGCGTGAGGACATGGAGGCCCAGTTACTGGGGCGACGCCGCACCGACTCCAGCGAGTTTGACCCTCCTTCCCTGAGCGGCAGCCTACCGTCAGTGGCAGAGTCGCACTGCAGCCGCGTCTCCTCCGAACTCAGCTGCTCCGACCCCGAAAGCGCCAAGGGCCCAGGCCGTGGCTCCAGTGACTGCCACCCTCGCTTGGCTGCCGTCAGCCCGTTGCCCGAGGTGGAGCACGACCGCCTAGAAAACGGCCCCTCCCAGGCGCACCCTCAGGCCCTCCCGCCGAGCCCCGAGGTTCCTCCGTTGTGCTTCGTCACTGAGGAGAGTGTCAACCTAATGTGCTCCACAGAGCAGGACCCCGGCACAGGAGAACCTCCGAAAGAGGAGAACAACAACCGGCCTCAGCTGGCCAGCGCTGTGGAAAAACGCCTGCATTCAAACTGAAATCTAAACCTTAAGTGCTGTCTATGGAGGTCGTGCCACTTACTTGCCACTAATCACCCTTGCTTCACCTGTTTGAGGGGCATTTCCTTGGTCAAAGGAGTTACTTTCCAAACCAGCTTAAATTTTTGCAATCTGTTAATTATTCGGTTTAAATGAGTTGATGGGGCATCCATTTACACGTGGGAAGCTTCTTACACTTGAGGAGGCGATGTTGAAATTGGCAGAAGAGAATGCTGGTAACTAGCGTTTTGGCTGCAGATGGGAAGCGTGGTAAGTGAGCATAGAAGGTGTGAGGTGGAGAAGGTGAAGGCACCATTTTGTTCTGGTTATCATGGTGCACATTCTCAATTCAGCAAAAAAGTAATGGGGACCAGACAGTGCTATTTTATGCGAATGATTGTGGTAATTATATTACATTTgtaaaaatgatttttatttattaactttgttGTGGAGATGATGGATAAAAGGAACCTTCTGTGGAGTAGGATATATGGTATTCATTGAATTGGACAGAGCGCCAGAGGACACTGGGAAGCGGAGCTGGCTGACCAGGTAGCGGTGGGGCAGTGTCCCTTCTTGGTGGGCTCGCATGAATGGATGTAGGACGATAGGGTTTGAGAGCAGAAGACAGCTGGAGAAACAGGACTGATGACCACTGTTCTGGGTTGGAACAAATCAAAAGGGTCCTCGAGCCCTCATTTTGTTAGCTGGAGATTTTCGGTTCAAAGGCAATTTATTCAAGCTGTTGAATTCACCTCTTTCAGTTTTATATATTTGCTGACTCATAGTGCCTTTGAAACCTCTTACATTCGCTGTTCTGTTTTCGGCATAAGATTGATGTGAATGTCTTCCTGACGTTgttgggagagagagagctatTCACATACTGTGGTAGACATGGTGAAATAACGACTACAAATTGCCTACCAAAGACCACACTCAGGCTTATGCTCTGTGTTCCTGTTAACCCTTGACGTCTGTTCAGAGAGGAGTTCCTCTGCAGGGTGCATGTGTGCACTCACACCCTCACCATGAGGAACACGTCTGTTGAAGACTCAAGTTCACAGGTCGCCGTTTTTGTACCTGCTTAAAGATACTGCGCAAAGCAACTAAGGAAGGCCTGAGCACCTGCACTCTTAACACTTGTTGTGATGTTTAATTCTGATGTACCACAGTTCTCTAAGCATCTGAGGGTCGGGATTCCCTCCCTAGTCCCTGCTCCCCCCTGATTCCTGTCCATGTTGCCATTCTGGTGCTGCTGAATGACTGGAGTGATGAAAATGCCACAAGCTGCAAGCTGCTTTTTGCCTTTCTTCCTCTCCCATTTCTTTTACTTTGAACACTAGTGCCAGGTATGACTTGTGCAGAACCGCTTATGgtatttgtatatttgtttgCTAATTGCTTTATAATATGCGTGTAAATGCATATCTATAATTAAAGAGCTTTTGTGTATCACTTTGTTGAATAAATCAACATTCATGTTTCAAAAAGGTGAGTTTGTTTGTAATATTAGCGTAAAATGGCAAATGAACAGTCAACGGGTATGACATTAACATTCCAGTTTGGGGTACCACTGCTTGTTCCAAGTTGTAAGATTTAGTCAGTTGGTTACCATTTTCCCAGAGCACTGAAATGGTCAGCCCAGTTTATTAATATGGTGGGGGACACTCGTAAGTTTTGCAACTTCATCATTTTTACATATTGTACAGATCGTAATGCTATTACATGACATGCTGCTTTATTGCTCTAACTACAGGAGATCTTTACCCTGAATTTAGCAAAATACATTCATTCTGAGGGTGGAGTGGGATTTCATACAATGGTTGACAGTTGTACAATAACTGTTCTTGGACATCCTAAAATCTGTACATACATTTAAAATCCTTTAACGCCAGGAACAAAACCTGAGTCGAATAAGATTACTTCCAGTTGAAAGTCACACGCCTAGCAGAGATGCTGCTTTTCCCCAGGGATGCATATATACTGATAGCATTACACTATCAGTAATAATACTGCTATGACACTCTTCACCCTCCCCCATTCCAATTTAAATGAGTATCTTGCACATTTCAGAAACATACTCTTTCCCCAATCAGAGTAAAAGTCACCTGCAAATCCTTTTGTGACCTTTGCCGCATAAGCCTATGAATTTTAGCTGTATTATAACAGGTTAGCTGCTGTTGCCATGGCTccctttatttttaaagatgCATCTTGTGCCGGAGAAGGAAAAGCAAGCGTGCATTGAAGCCATGGTGGAGTGTCGCAGTCCTGCTTCAGGAACTGAAGCGCATTGCGGACCGTTGTCTCCCACTGTGGACAACTGTGTTTTCTGACTTGCTTCCAGTGACAGCCCTTGTATACCACTACATTCAAACAAATGGTCCCAAATGCAGTGTTAGATCCCACTGTAATACTCTGTGCCACTGGTCCCAAAAGCTGTCCCATCATACTGCTCATTCCTGATCCCACTAGTTCTGCCCAGTTCTCTACTGGTCCCAAACTGAGTGCCTTATATACCATATTACCATATATTGCTTTTTTGTTCAGGACAACCGTTCTTTACCCGGTGTTATCTAAAGTCTCATCTTCTAGTAAAAACaaaagactttagactttctgAAAGGTAAACTCTTAACCCGAACCTGTTAACAAAGTCTTAATGTCTCTAAAGTAAATGAGTGTAGAAACTGGGTATATCACCCTTAATTTAATGGAGAATCCATCCTTGTAAAAAGCTTTTCTTTCACCGTAGagatttaaattaatttcattcCTTTCAATACAtaatgcaggtttttttttacactgtATATCTGTATTGTTTGCATAGATGTTCCTCTCAGATGCATGCGAGAGGTAGCAGGAAGACGTTAGATGTATTTAGCTGCGAGATCCCGTACGTCGTTCCCCGTGAACTCCTCGCTCTCCACAGCCGACAGATGGTCAAACAGGTGAGTTATTTGCTGCCGTTCGTTTTGGCCCAGAAGCATCAGCACCACCTGGAAAGAGAGAGGATGGCGGTCAGCAGGAAGGTAAAGGAGACACCATGGTTCTGGCTGAAGGATCCTCTTTTAGGATCCATCTTTTAGAGTGAGGCCTGCAGGTGGTGGCGTACCGAGAACCTGTCTGCTGCAGGCAGGTGGCACAGGTGCTGGTAAACCAGGCCGGGGTCCTCCTGCAGCAGGTGCCCGTCGAGTGCCCGTGTGATAAAATGAAAAGTCTCTCCATCCAGCTTATTACTCAGAAAGAGTGGTAGAGTCTCAGGTTTGACACGGCGCAGGAGCTCTGCACAGGCGTTCACATCATCCCTGGAATGCGCTGCGTTCAGGACCTGTCCGAACTCGTAAGCATTGGTGGGTCGGAGCGGAAGGCTGGCCCTCTCAGCGCTGTCGTCAGCTGATGCTTGTCTTGTCTTGCTGTTTGAGGGATCGGCCTCATCGTCACTGTCATTGGTCTGCATGAAGGGGAACCCAGTCATTACACTCGCCTGTTGTTAAAAGTAAAATCTCCGCCATCCCGTGAGGTCTTGTTTCACGCATTTGGTTCCCgataaattacatttatttaatttaccaAAAATTCGAtatacagaataatacaaaactGGCCtttaaataatcataaaaaTGCTGAACGTATTTGATATTTCTGTAAAGTAGTGCTGCACAACTGGCATATAGCAGGAGTAGACAACCCTGATCCTGCAGGTTGCATACCTGCAATCCTGCAGCTTATCTGTCatacctgatgagttactatctgcctgagatcatgTGTGGTTCGTCAGAGACCCTGCAGCATGAAAACCTgctctccaggatcagggttgcctacctCTGGTATACAGTAACACTCTTACTAGAGAATAATTTCTGTACAAAACAAATTTCACTTTTACTTTGTACAGACTTTAGGCATAATGCCCTTGAAAATAGCTGCAATCCAAAACAATGGTATGTTTATAACACCACTGCTGCCTCATTACAGCTGGGAGTTAAACTGCGGCTGATGGACGTGCACGTCTCTCGTTCACCTCTCTGATGGTGATGTTCTTCCTAGGCTTGTCCGGAGAGCTGGCCACCAGTGTCTGCCTCAGCAGTACCGTCACCTCCTGCAGCTCTTGCTCAGCTTCCTGCACGTTGGGGTCCAGGCGCAGCACCTCCTGCAGGTCAGAACTGCATGCCAGGTAGTTCTGGGCATGCACACAACAATGGGGGTCATGTAAGCACTGCCAGCTTTcaagagcagtgtttcccaaccggatctttggggacccccagagaTGCGCTGGGAGGAAgtaaaaaatgtggattgtctggcagggatctgggagggagcaaaaacgtggggaGGGGTCTTTGatgaccgggttgggaaacactgtttagAGAAAACCAGGGTAAGGCGGGGTGCCCACTGGCTATACCCACCTCCAAGCCTTTGTAGGCCATCGCCCGTCTGTAATAGGCTTTCTTATTGGAGGGCTCAAGCTGCAGGGTGGAGTCGCAGTCCTGCCTGGCCTCTGCAAAGCGCTCTAGTTTCAGGTAGCACAAGGCCCTGGAATCACAACGCAGACGCCTCGTCCATTACTGCAGTAATGTGTGGCTCTCACTGCATCCTACTTGCTTCTACAGGATGATAccaattatatataaaattaagaCATGTCATGCTTAGGTTTACTCTTCATCTTAATATAAGCCTTACATTTACACTGTTGTCTCGTTTGATAGTTAACAGATAACTAAAACCTTTGAATAAGGACGCAAACCTGCATGCTGAACTCGTCTTAGTCCTTGTGAAGGTCCTAATTGCCGGCTGACTTGTTTCTGCTTCATTTTAGAACCACGTTTAAAATTACGGTCAAATACCCTTcatattgaaaaatatacaTCACATACATTCTGGCGTATTTAGATCTATTTAGCTCTTGCAGATCAATTTACTTCAAGGTCAGTGGTGCAAAATATTCTACTACAGACAGTTGTTGTTTACATTTACaaatgctcctctacttacgaatgagatacgttccgaacggccgttcgtaatttgaaatgttcgtaagtcgttataattttaagggtatacgcaagtactaagaactaggatgctgggagtccgcacgcgacgctgctgtgcggcgggagtagcggccagaagtcgtactaggtggaattggcgcgcagaaaaaaaaaattgatgttgtggacaggaaacgggaacccatatgtctgaaagttcgtaagtagaggagcgtctgtacttttATATTGTCCATTTTTACTTTATCTTTTTATTGGTACTCAACAATGTAAGTTGAATacctatttaaaaaataaagaaaataaattatagTAGAATTCCACATATAAAACTGATGTACTCATTTTTTGTAGAAGTAGATTTTTAGCACTTCAGACTGAGAGCCTCCCAGGATGTGGCAATAACAGCCACCTGTCACGTTACTGACGTTTCCAAGGGGATTTTCACACTGAACATCACCTCGCACAGCTTCTGAGAGAGCGAATAATCAACAGGAGCTTATGGCCTGCAGCTCCTTAAATGTCACACATTTTAAATCTGCTCAGTGACCCGCTGGGCAGGGACCGTCCATATTGGACACCGGTTCTTTCTGAGGCACTTTCTGCCGCTGGGCACAGTGTTGCAACACAGCTGGAATATTTAGTTTTGGATTCAATGGTTACAAAGTCGGAAGAGACAATGGGAGAGTAGTTGCACAGGCATGTCGTGTCATATGACCCGTCCTTACAAGCCACATGTTCGTCAGACTGCTGCTGTGGTTTCTAGCCTCGGGGCAGGGCCCgcacacagaaccacacacgTAAAGGGCCCAGTGACTCACTGAGCCAGCGTCTCCAGCTGCCCCTTCCTTTCCGCTGACACCGTACTCTACTGCTGCCACAAACGTGCAGAGAAGCTGAAACTCCCGGACGGCAAACTGCATTGCGTCTCAGTGGGATGGCGATATTAGGACGCATGGCGTGAAAGCGAACTTCAACAGCCAATCCCATGAGTCTTTCGCTCCGGTCGGCTGCAGTGCACACTCACCTGTTGGTGTAAATAGCACACTCTTCGGGTTTTAGCGCGAGGCATTCGCTGTACTTCTCCAGGGCCTTCTGAAACTGCCCTTTCTTCACAAAGTTATTCCCCTCTTCCTTCAAGGCTGAAAAGCGAGCTTCTGCTCTCTTAGCTGAGGAGGGAACAGCACAAACAGCGAGGCATTAAATGGATCACACAGCCATGACATTCTTAGCAGCTCTCACATAGCACCAGTCCTGAATCCACTGTCTGACATTTCTGTTGATTGCCGCAGGTGTGTATTTGATTGATGACATGCCAGGCAGTATCTGGGCCTGCCTCTCTATTCTGGCTGTTACAGGCACGCCCAGACCTTGAATTCATTCAAGCTGACATTCATATTCTATCTATTTTTCATCTATTCTTTCTTTTCTATTCTATCCATCCATGTTGTGC from Paramormyrops kingsleyae isolate MSU_618 chromosome 9, PKINGS_0.4, whole genome shotgun sequence carries:
- the LOC111845891 gene encoding LOW QUALITY PROTEIN: E3 ubiquitin-protein ligase RNF19A (The sequence of the model RefSeq protein was modified relative to this genomic sequence to represent the inferred CDS: deleted 1 base in 1 codon), with the translated sequence MSLQKRPPAGSDRDLQSSAASSVSLPSVKKAPKKRRLSLGSLFRRRREPKCRSRDLGTDAVASVESVRSEGCQEKPAASVPATASTSSCAASSVPSSSSSTSSSSELLECPLCLLRHARDRFPEIMTCPHRSCADCLRQYLRIEISESRVNISCPECTERFNPHDIRMILADRALMEKYEEFMLRRWLVADPDCRWCPAPDCGYAVIAFGCASCPKITCGREGCGTEFCYHCKQLWHPNQTCDAARQQRAQSLRLRTVRSSSLSYSQESGAAADDIKPCPRCAAYIIKMNDGSCNHMTCAVCGCEFCWLCMKEISDLHYLSPSGCTFWGKKPWSRKKKILWQLGTLVGAPVGIALIAGIAIPAMIIGIPVYVGRKIHSRYEGKDISKHKRNLVIAGGVTLSVIVSPVVAAVTVGIGVPIMLAYVYGVVPISLCRSGGCGVSAGNGKGVRIEFDDENDMAAGSGGAVTDTTSVAETRNNPSISEGSVGGLTGSLSASGSHMDRIGAMRDNLSETASTMALAGASITGSLSGSAMVSCFNRLEVQADVQKERHSLSGESGTVSLGTVSDSASTKAMAGSILNSYMPLDRDGTSMEVQVDIESKPSKQRHHSGGSSVEDAQHSTCPSKVPSSSCPSGKQSKTKLRRKGGSHSGEMREDMEAQLLGRRRTDSSEFDPPSLSGSLPSVAESHCSRVSSELSCSDPESAKGPGRGSSDCHPRLAAVSPLPEVEHDRLENGPSQAHPQALPPSPEVPPLCFVTEESVNLMCSTEQDPGTGEPPKEENNNRPQLASAVKNACIQTEI